A window of Syntrophorhabdales bacterium contains these coding sequences:
- the hemC gene encoding hydroxymethylbilane synthase — MKKRWTLGTRGSKLALRQTEIVIGRLAALYPDYQFSEKIIKTTGDTVWDKPLHLIGGKGLFVKEIEEALLAGTIDMAVHSVKDMPVELPERLILGAVLERENPRDAFISQKYERFTDVQAGGRIGTGSLRRRAQILHHNKNIAVVPIRGNVDTRLRKLREQDLDAIILACAGVKRMGFGDSIREVLPFDMMVPPSGQGAIGIETRNEPELLELLRPLNHEKTMFEVSVERKLQALIGGGCSVPLGINASLANGRLIIHSAFGTEEGELLVKQRVEGRTDEADELVARSLKPIKAAQEKLTLK, encoded by the coding sequence ATGAAGAAGAGATGGACCCTGGGGACAAGAGGGAGTAAACTCGCGCTCAGGCAGACCGAGATCGTGATCGGCAGGCTTGCAGCGCTCTACCCTGACTATCAGTTCTCAGAAAAAATCATAAAGACTACAGGTGATACTGTCTGGGACAAGCCCCTTCATCTGATTGGCGGCAAGGGCCTCTTCGTCAAGGAAATCGAGGAGGCGCTTCTTGCAGGCACTATAGATATGGCTGTCCACAGTGTGAAAGATATGCCCGTGGAACTTCCCGAACGGCTCATTCTTGGCGCAGTACTGGAACGGGAGAATCCAAGGGACGCGTTCATATCGCAGAAGTACGAGCGGTTTACGGACGTACAAGCAGGAGGAAGGATCGGGACCGGCAGTTTACGACGCAGAGCACAGATTCTCCATCACAACAAGAATATCGCAGTGGTCCCCATCAGGGGCAACGTGGACACAAGGCTGCGCAAGCTGCGGGAGCAGGACCTGGATGCCATTATTCTTGCATGCGCGGGCGTCAAACGTATGGGTTTCGGCGATTCTATCAGGGAGGTTCTTCCCTTCGATATGATGGTGCCGCCTTCAGGCCAGGGAGCGATAGGTATCGAAACGAGAAACGAACCTGAATTGCTGGAACTGCTCCGCCCGCTCAACCATGAGAAGACAATGTTTGAAGTGTCTGTGGAGAGAAAGCTCCAGGCGCTGATTGGAGGCGGATGCAGCGTGCCGCTTGGTATCAATGCATCGCTCGCCAATGGGAGATTGATTATCCACTCAGCCTTCGGAACCGAGGAAGGCGAACTTCTTGTCAAGCAAAGGGTTGAAGGACGAACCGATGAGGCTGACGAGCTTGTAGCCAGGAGCTTGAAGCCTATAAAGGCCGCGCAAGAAAAGCTAACGCTAAAATAG
- a CDS encoding acyl-CoA dehydratase activase, translated as MFRVGLDIGSVSVDVVVVDEQERVVEERYIRHKGRPIKAAREVLEELTNKHGDKVEFVATTGVGAKTFAELVGAAFTNEIIALTKAFQRLYPQVRSVIDLGGEDSKLILFERDTEHGTFKIKDFSMNTLCAAGTGSFLDQQASRLGFTIEEFGEVALKSKNTPRLAGRCTVFAKSDMIHLQQIATPDYELVAGLCYALARNFKSNIAKGKEIAKPLAFVGGVAANPGMRKAMRDVFALEESQFIVPERFTSMGALGSIYAALDEPRIRREYQGIEQVDRYLAQEEQADAYEPLALSEKNLNITYDMKRPTEKVKIYFGVDVGSISTNLVALDEQKNVLAKRYLMTGGRPLEAVKRGLAEIGEEIGDYVEVVGVGTTGSGRYLTADFIGADIVRNEITAQAEAAISIDPEVDTIFEIGGQDSKYISIDDGVITDFEMNKACAAGTGSFLEEQAERLGVSIKEEFANLALKSSTPIKMGERCTVFIESDVIHHQQAGADIEDIAGGLCYSIVLNYLNKVVGDRRVGNRIFFQGGTAFNKGVVAAFERIVGKPITVPSHHDVTGAIGVAILAMKERTWEKSAFKGFDLSKRQYEVDTFECKGCENLCEIRKVTCEGETPLYYGSRCEKYDVVRKVQKKAVADLFKVREEGLYKEYTPTVQGRGEPIGIPRILNMHELLPFWKSFLSELGFSVVLSDATNKKVVKEGVENIIVESCFPIKLAHGHILNLVGKGVKRIFIPSVIDMKKPSGGVEVNFACPYAQSLPYTVKGSIDFEDLGVKLESPIVRFGQGREIMLKNLVSFGKSLGRSKKEVERAFTIANSVQELFYGECLNAGTEFLSRIKSDEKVMVVIGRPYNAMDPGANLNVHKKLLDLGVPAIPLDMLPLADVPEDEDLREMYWAYGQKILRAAKIVRSHPNLFAIYITNFGCGPDSFITHFFKKIMEGKPFLQLEIDEHSGDAGAITRLEAFFDSIKNARQDMAVKEKSAPVFYVGKKVRKIYVPYMSDHSIPFVSAFRACGAEAEVMEESDDETVQIGRKLTIGKECYPCILTTGDMLKTAKKKGFDPAGSAFFMPSGRGPCRFGQYHRLHRLVLDEQGFENVPIYAPNQDEKLYKELNIVGGKFSRLGWRAIVSTDMLQKMLHSVRPYEKNSGETQQVYNEMLQAVSEAIGSKNNGVFGVLEHAVKRFLAIPTTNEKKPIVGIVGEIYIRSNRFSNDNLIKKVEEFGGEAWLAPITEWINYVNYMGRKRSAQKRSFSDLVTMVLTEHIQRKDEHRMEEIFSEYLRYGHEPSIRQVIHDASPYIDESFEGEAILSVGKSIDFIHKGASGIINAMPFTCMPGTISNALMKLIQNKYGVPVLNVAYDGQGLTNITTRLEAFMHQVKEHSKRSPGSK; from the coding sequence ATGTTCAGGGTTGGTCTTGACATTGGTTCGGTAAGCGTAGACGTGGTGGTGGTCGATGAGCAAGAGCGCGTTGTAGAAGAGAGGTACATCCGTCACAAGGGTAGGCCGATTAAGGCCGCGAGAGAAGTCCTTGAGGAACTTACCAACAAGCATGGAGATAAGGTTGAATTCGTGGCTACTACAGGCGTCGGGGCTAAGACCTTCGCCGAACTTGTAGGCGCCGCATTCACGAATGAGATCATTGCCCTGACCAAAGCCTTCCAGAGGCTCTATCCGCAGGTCCGAAGCGTCATCGACCTGGGTGGTGAGGATTCGAAGCTCATCCTTTTTGAAAGAGATACGGAACACGGGACATTCAAAATCAAAGATTTTTCGATGAATACCCTCTGCGCTGCAGGCACCGGGTCGTTTCTCGACCAGCAGGCATCGCGCCTTGGCTTCACCATCGAAGAGTTCGGCGAGGTAGCTCTCAAGTCCAAGAATACCCCGCGCCTTGCGGGAAGGTGCACGGTATTCGCCAAATCGGACATGATTCACCTGCAGCAGATAGCAACGCCCGATTACGAGCTGGTGGCGGGCCTCTGTTACGCTCTGGCGCGGAATTTCAAGAGCAACATAGCAAAGGGAAAAGAGATAGCAAAACCGCTTGCCTTCGTCGGAGGGGTCGCGGCTAACCCTGGTATGCGCAAGGCAATGCGAGACGTCTTTGCCCTCGAAGAGAGCCAGTTCATTGTACCTGAACGATTTACCTCCATGGGAGCTCTCGGCTCGATTTACGCTGCGCTCGACGAGCCACGGATAAGAAGGGAGTATCAGGGCATTGAACAGGTTGACAGGTATCTGGCACAAGAGGAACAGGCGGATGCCTACGAACCGCTCGCGCTTTCGGAGAAAAACCTGAACATTACTTACGACATGAAGAGACCTACGGAAAAGGTGAAAATTTATTTCGGTGTGGATGTGGGCTCGATCAGTACAAACCTCGTAGCTCTCGATGAGCAGAAGAATGTGCTTGCGAAAAGATACCTCATGACCGGAGGGCGGCCGCTGGAGGCTGTGAAGCGCGGGCTCGCAGAGATAGGTGAGGAGATTGGTGACTACGTGGAGGTCGTGGGGGTTGGAACGACCGGGTCGGGACGCTACCTCACAGCTGACTTCATAGGAGCCGACATTGTCAGGAATGAGATCACGGCCCAGGCTGAAGCCGCTATTTCCATCGACCCCGAGGTTGACACCATATTTGAGATCGGTGGACAGGATTCCAAATACATCAGCATCGATGACGGGGTCATCACCGATTTCGAAATGAACAAGGCGTGCGCAGCCGGCACAGGCTCATTCCTTGAGGAACAGGCGGAACGGCTCGGTGTCTCCATCAAGGAAGAGTTTGCGAACTTGGCCCTTAAATCCTCCACGCCGATCAAGATGGGTGAGCGTTGTACCGTCTTTATCGAATCAGACGTGATTCACCACCAGCAGGCCGGTGCAGACATCGAAGATATAGCGGGAGGCCTTTGCTACTCCATAGTGCTCAATTACCTGAATAAGGTGGTAGGCGACCGCAGAGTCGGCAACAGGATCTTCTTCCAAGGCGGAACCGCATTCAACAAAGGCGTTGTAGCCGCATTTGAAAGAATTGTCGGGAAGCCGATCACTGTACCATCCCATCACGATGTTACAGGGGCTATAGGCGTCGCAATTCTGGCAATGAAGGAAAGGACATGGGAGAAGAGCGCGTTTAAAGGTTTTGACCTGAGCAAGCGTCAGTACGAAGTTGACACCTTCGAATGCAAGGGGTGCGAAAACCTCTGCGAAATCAGAAAGGTGACGTGTGAGGGAGAGACGCCTCTCTATTATGGCAGCAGGTGTGAAAAATATGATGTGGTGAGAAAGGTACAGAAGAAGGCTGTCGCAGACCTGTTCAAGGTGAGGGAAGAGGGTCTCTATAAAGAGTACACACCGACAGTCCAGGGCCGAGGCGAGCCCATAGGCATTCCCAGAATACTCAACATGCATGAACTCCTTCCTTTCTGGAAATCCTTTTTGAGTGAGCTGGGTTTTTCAGTTGTGCTCTCTGACGCTACAAACAAGAAGGTGGTGAAGGAAGGCGTCGAGAATATCATTGTCGAGTCATGTTTCCCCATCAAGCTGGCGCACGGCCATATCCTCAACCTTGTGGGCAAGGGCGTCAAGAGAATCTTTATACCAAGCGTTATCGATATGAAAAAGCCGTCCGGCGGGGTGGAAGTAAACTTCGCCTGCCCCTACGCTCAGTCGCTTCCATACACGGTCAAAGGCTCGATCGACTTTGAAGACCTGGGCGTGAAGCTGGAGTCGCCCATCGTGCGCTTCGGCCAGGGCAGGGAGATCATGCTCAAGAACCTGGTCTCGTTCGGGAAATCCCTCGGGAGATCAAAAAAAGAGGTAGAGCGGGCGTTCACCATCGCCAATTCGGTCCAGGAACTCTTCTACGGTGAATGCCTGAATGCAGGCACTGAGTTCCTCTCCCGGATCAAATCCGACGAGAAAGTGATGGTTGTCATAGGAAGGCCGTATAATGCCATGGACCCGGGGGCAAACCTCAACGTCCACAAGAAACTCCTCGATCTGGGAGTTCCTGCAATACCTCTGGACATGCTGCCTCTGGCGGATGTCCCCGAAGACGAAGATCTCAGGGAGATGTACTGGGCATACGGACAAAAGATTCTCAGGGCTGCAAAGATCGTCCGGTCACATCCCAACCTTTTTGCTATCTACATCACAAACTTCGGATGCGGCCCCGACTCTTTTATCACGCATTTCTTCAAGAAGATAATGGAGGGCAAGCCTTTTCTGCAACTGGAGATCGATGAACACAGCGGTGACGCAGGTGCCATAACGCGTCTGGAAGCTTTCTTCGACAGCATCAAGAACGCCAGGCAGGATATGGCAGTGAAGGAAAAATCGGCACCGGTCTTTTATGTCGGCAAGAAGGTTCGCAAGATCTACGTGCCGTACATGTCGGATCATTCTATCCCATTTGTCAGCGCTTTCCGTGCGTGCGGAGCCGAGGCAGAGGTCATGGAGGAATCTGACGACGAGACAGTACAGATCGGACGCAAACTCACCATCGGAAAAGAGTGCTATCCCTGCATTCTGACTACGGGTGATATGTTGAAAACTGCGAAGAAGAAGGGGTTTGATCCGGCAGGGAGCGCCTTTTTCATGCCGTCCGGCAGAGGCCCTTGCCGCTTTGGCCAGTACCATCGACTCCACAGGTTGGTGCTCGACGAACAGGGATTCGAGAACGTCCCCATTTACGCGCCCAACCAGGACGAGAAGCTCTACAAGGAGCTTAATATAGTCGGCGGCAAGTTCTCCCGGCTGGGTTGGAGGGCAATTGTTTCAACCGATATGCTCCAGAAAATGCTGCACAGCGTCCGACCGTATGAGAAAAATTCAGGCGAGACGCAGCAGGTATATAATGAGATGCTGCAAGCGGTATCGGAGGCGATCGGAAGCAAGAATAATGGTGTCTTTGGAGTTCTCGAACATGCGGTGAAGCGCTTTCTTGCGATTCCCACCACGAACGAAAAAAAACCGATTGTCGGTATCGTGGGAGAAATTTACATCAGGTCAAACCGCTTCAGCAACGACAACCTGATCAAAAAGGTGGAGGAGTTCGGCGGAGAGGCCTGGCTTGCACCAATCACCGAATGGATAAATTACGTGAATTACATGGGCAGAAAAAGGAGCGCTCAAAAGAGAAGTTTTTCCGACCTGGTCACCATGGTACTCACCGAACATATCCAGCGGAAGGATGAACACCGCATGGAGGAGATCTTCTCGGAGTATCTGCGCTACGGGCATGAACCCTCGATCCGGCAGGTCATTCACGACGCGAGTCCTTACATAGATGAGAGCTTCGAAGGAGAAGCCATTCTCAGTGTTGGAAAGAGCATCGATTTCATACATAAAGGAGCTTCCGGCATCATCAATGCCATGCCGTTTACCTGCATGCCGGGGACTATTTCCAACGCGCTCATGAAACTCATACAGAACAAGTACGGCGTCCCTGTTCTCAACGTTGCCTACGACGGACAGGGGTTAACCAACATCACGACCCGCTTGGAAGCCTTTATGCATCAGGTGAAGGAACACTCCAAGAGGTCGCCCGGGTCCAAGTGA
- the ccsB gene encoding c-type cytochrome biogenesis protein CcsB, with protein MNIQTGFMLPVILYLVATIFYLLHLTRKKEMIERIGSYVLASACLLHLAATLQRYIKAGYTPITNLHESLSFFALCTACFFLYLRRTYRIPGLGSIVLPVVSVIVIWAFALPSPVKPLAPVLQSYWLPIHTGFAFIGDAIFLVGCLVSIIYLLAERDIKKKRLHSIFGSFPSLETLDRINYRCMSYGFPFLTIGIITGSIWAQSAWGSFWSWDPKETWSLITWIVYAIMIHNRFTMGWRGRKTAYLMILGFVSVIVTFLGVNLFIGGLHSYI; from the coding sequence ATGAACATTCAAACAGGCTTCATGTTGCCGGTCATTCTCTATCTTGTTGCCACGATCTTTTATCTTCTCCATCTCACCCGCAAAAAAGAGATGATCGAGAGGATAGGCTCGTATGTACTGGCATCTGCCTGTCTTCTCCATCTTGCAGCCACGCTCCAACGGTACATCAAAGCAGGCTATACTCCGATCACAAACCTGCATGAATCGCTTTCTTTTTTTGCCCTCTGTACTGCCTGTTTTTTTCTCTACCTGAGAAGGACTTACAGGATCCCCGGCCTCGGGAGCATCGTGCTTCCGGTCGTGTCGGTCATCGTCATCTGGGCCTTCGCTCTTCCCTCGCCTGTCAAGCCGCTCGCCCCTGTTCTGCAAAGCTACTGGCTGCCGATTCACACAGGCTTCGCATTCATCGGCGACGCTATTTTTCTCGTGGGGTGTCTCGTTTCGATAATCTATCTGCTCGCGGAGAGAGACATCAAGAAGAAACGGCTTCACTCCATCTTCGGAAGTTTCCCTTCGCTCGAGACGCTGGACCGCATAAACTACAGATGCATGTCCTATGGCTTTCCTTTTCTGACCATAGGCATTATTACAGGCTCAATCTGGGCTCAGTCCGCATGGGGTTCCTTCTGGAGCTGGGATCCGAAAGAAACCTGGTCGCTCATCACGTGGATCGTGTATGCCATCATGATTCACAACAGGTTCACCATGGGATGGCGCGGCAGAAAGACTGCGTACCTTATGATCCTCGGTTTTGTGTCGGTGATCGTGACGTTCCTCGGTGTGAACCTATTCATTGGAGGGCTCCATTCCTACATCTGA
- a CDS encoding acetyl-CoA carboxylase carboxyltransferase subunit alpha has product MRHYLDFEKQLEPLERRIEEIKKFHDVFDPHYARELASLEKRLPKIEREIYSNMTNWQRSQLSRHLSRPHTLDYIHHLCTDFVELHGDRKFKDDPAIVGGPARFSDTNVFVIGHQKGKDVRGMAERNFGMANPEGYRKAMRLMQLADRWQKPLITFIDTPGAFPGVGAEERGQAETIASSIYLMFTLSIPVIVVVIGEGGSGGALAIAVGDRILMLENATYSVISPEGCAAILWRDGSKGALAADALKPTAQELLKLKVIDAIVREPFGGAHRSWDETFASTRALLDKYLKELADIPRETLRQQRYEKFRNMGVFEEK; this is encoded by the coding sequence ATGAGGCATTATCTCGACTTTGAGAAGCAGCTTGAACCATTGGAACGAAGGATCGAAGAAATAAAGAAGTTTCACGATGTCTTTGACCCGCACTATGCAAGAGAGCTAGCCTCCCTCGAGAAAAGGTTACCTAAGATCGAGCGGGAGATTTACAGCAATATGACAAACTGGCAGCGCTCCCAGCTCTCACGCCACCTGAGCAGGCCACACACGCTGGACTATATCCACCATCTTTGCACTGACTTTGTCGAGTTGCATGGTGACAGGAAATTCAAAGACGACCCTGCCATAGTGGGAGGGCCTGCGCGCTTCAGTGACACCAATGTCTTCGTCATCGGCCACCAAAAGGGGAAAGATGTCAGAGGTATGGCTGAGCGCAATTTCGGCATGGCAAATCCTGAAGGCTACCGCAAAGCCATGCGACTGATGCAGCTCGCGGACAGATGGCAAAAGCCTCTTATTACCTTCATAGATACTCCCGGTGCATTTCCAGGCGTCGGCGCCGAGGAGAGAGGCCAGGCAGAAACCATAGCCTCGTCTATCTATTTGATGTTCACCCTGTCGATACCGGTTATCGTCGTTGTCATCGGCGAAGGCGGAAGCGGCGGAGCACTGGCAATCGCCGTGGGGGACCGGATCCTGATGCTTGAGAATGCTACGTATTCTGTGATTTCTCCTGAAGGGTGCGCAGCAATTCTGTGGAGAGACGGCTCAAAAGGGGCTCTCGCGGCTGACGCGCTCAAGCCTACGGCGCAGGAGCTGCTCAAGCTGAAAGTAATCGATGCGATCGTGAGAGAGCCGTTCGGTGGAGCTCACCGCTCGTGGGATGAGACGTTTGCCAGCACGAGAGCACTTCTTGACAAGTATTTGAAAGAACTGGCCGACATACCTCGTGAGACCCTGCGGCAGCAGCGATACGAAAAATTTAGAAATATGGGTGTGTTCGAGGAGAAGTAG
- the hemA gene encoding glutamyl-tRNA reductase translates to MEGSIPTSETNDTCFAVIGVSHSTAPLDVREKLHVAEDALPALLQSLKQAGVQEAVVLSTCNRTEIYAGAPSLEEAVRAVNQTLENSLGVTKEWLHQYAYTLSLDDAYRHLFLVASGLDSMVVGEPQILGQVKDAYKIAASSKATGQLFEKVFNRAFQTAKRVRTETRIGYNPVSISSMAVELARKIFGEIGEKKILVIGAGEMCEIALKQFKKEGVQDVYITNRTFQKAQLLADEIIGTPLPFEEIPELLLKVDMVLSSTGAEMPIIGKDLVLAVMKKRKHKPLFFIDIAVPRDVEPEINNVENVYLYDIDDLKSLSQDHLENRMQEAERAHAIVDEEVSKFESWLKRLELSPVITQVLDKLEKVRANEVKRATQRLKSADEETIKQLESLSKAIVNKIAHPHIMMIKKNGSPVVLDVMKNLFQSEEEDEEEMDPGDKRE, encoded by the coding sequence TTGGAGGGCTCCATTCCTACATCTGAAACCAATGACACCTGCTTCGCCGTCATCGGCGTGAGCCACAGCACGGCCCCGCTGGACGTAAGAGAGAAGCTGCATGTCGCCGAGGATGCTCTTCCCGCGCTCCTTCAAAGCTTGAAACAAGCCGGCGTGCAGGAAGCCGTGGTGCTTTCAACGTGCAACAGAACCGAGATTTACGCAGGGGCTCCCTCGCTCGAGGAAGCGGTACGCGCGGTAAATCAGACACTGGAGAATAGTCTCGGCGTCACTAAAGAGTGGCTCCACCAGTATGCGTACACCTTGAGCCTGGATGATGCATACCGCCATCTCTTTCTTGTCGCATCAGGACTCGATTCGATGGTTGTGGGCGAACCGCAGATTCTGGGACAGGTAAAAGACGCCTACAAGATAGCCGCCTCAAGTAAAGCAACGGGTCAGCTGTTCGAGAAAGTTTTTAACCGTGCCTTTCAAACCGCAAAGAGAGTCAGGACAGAAACGAGGATAGGCTACAACCCTGTTTCCATAAGCAGCATGGCCGTGGAGCTCGCACGAAAGATTTTCGGCGAAATCGGCGAGAAGAAAATCCTGGTAATCGGAGCAGGAGAAATGTGCGAGATCGCTCTCAAACAGTTCAAGAAAGAGGGCGTACAAGATGTCTATATCACCAATAGAACATTTCAGAAGGCACAGCTCCTTGCGGACGAAATTATCGGCACGCCGTTACCTTTCGAGGAGATTCCCGAGCTGCTTCTCAAGGTCGATATGGTCCTTTCCTCCACAGGCGCGGAAATGCCGATCATAGGCAAAGATCTCGTGCTCGCGGTTATGAAGAAGCGAAAACACAAGCCCCTCTTCTTCATCGACATTGCGGTTCCCCGTGACGTGGAGCCGGAAATAAATAATGTCGAAAACGTATACCTCTACGATATCGACGACCTGAAGAGCCTCTCGCAGGACCATCTGGAAAACCGGATGCAGGAGGCGGAGCGCGCCCACGCCATCGTCGATGAGGAAGTATCCAAATTTGAATCGTGGCTGAAACGGCTTGAGTTGAGCCCGGTGATCACCCAGGTTCTGGATAAACTCGAGAAGGTACGGGCTAATGAAGTAAAGAGGGCGACACAGCGCCTGAAATCAGCGGACGAGGAAACCATCAAGCAACTGGAGTCTCTCTCGAAAGCCATCGTAAACAAAATAGCTCACCCGCACATCATGATGATAAAGAAAAACGGGAGCCCTGTGGTGCTCGACGTTATGAAAAACCTGTTCCAGTCTGAGGAGGAAGATGAAGAAGAGATGGACCCTGGGGACAAGAGGGAGTAA
- a CDS encoding hemolysin family protein has product MDSLSLSIIVIIALVLLNGIFSAGEFGIVSSRKSKIKDMIKEEKDKRAEVLLQMRENPEKFLPTVQIGITVFGTLASALAGVVSIHFLNPVIKELPYVGRFSESVSLIIVVLCLTYLLLVLGELVPKHIGINYREKVAITIAPMFDFLSRVLFLPVRLLNVSSSVIMRLLHLRQLDEPVTEDEIKLLLEEGRTKGVFGRTEEELIHGVFNFVDRSVKEIMVPRPNIYAIDMDQSKEEILKYVVDNEFSRYPAYKDQLDNIQGIVYHKDMAKFIWSNTPFDLNKVLRKPYFVPDTMKVSALLKDMQRRRVHLAVVVDEYGTTVGIVSLEDIMEEIFGEIMDETDTDVRIVNLPDGATLIDASYNIRDLNNDLGLELPESADYETLGGFVLSQLQGIARGGEIVYHDGYRFTVVGIHRRRIAKVKMEKIDKEKTQNR; this is encoded by the coding sequence ATGGACAGTCTCAGCCTCTCCATCATCGTGATCATCGCCCTGGTGCTCCTGAACGGCATCTTTTCAGCCGGAGAGTTCGGCATCGTATCCTCGCGCAAGAGCAAGATCAAGGATATGATCAAGGAGGAGAAAGACAAAAGGGCGGAAGTTCTTCTGCAGATGCGCGAGAATCCGGAGAAATTTCTCCCGACCGTGCAGATCGGCATTACTGTCTTTGGTACGCTCGCATCTGCTCTTGCAGGTGTAGTCTCTATCCATTTCCTCAATCCGGTGATCAAAGAGCTCCCTTATGTCGGCAGGTTTTCAGAGTCCGTTTCTCTTATCATTGTGGTTCTCTGTCTCACGTACCTGCTTCTCGTTCTCGGTGAACTTGTTCCCAAGCATATAGGCATCAACTACCGCGAGAAGGTGGCCATCACCATCGCGCCGATGTTCGACTTCCTCTCGAGAGTACTTTTTCTTCCGGTCCGCTTGCTCAATGTTTCCTCTTCAGTCATAATGCGACTTCTTCATCTCAGGCAACTGGATGAACCTGTGACCGAAGATGAAATCAAACTCCTGCTCGAAGAGGGGAGGACAAAGGGGGTATTCGGCAGAACAGAAGAAGAGCTGATACATGGAGTCTTCAACTTTGTGGACAGGTCAGTGAAAGAGATCATGGTGCCGAGGCCTAACATCTACGCAATCGACATGGACCAGAGCAAGGAGGAGATTCTAAAGTATGTTGTCGATAACGAGTTTTCACGATATCCCGCTTACAAGGACCAACTGGATAACATCCAGGGGATTGTCTACCACAAAGATATGGCAAAGTTTATATGGTCAAACACACCCTTTGACCTCAACAAGGTGCTGAGAAAACCTTACTTCGTTCCCGACACGATGAAGGTGAGCGCGCTGCTCAAGGATATGCAGAGAAGAAGGGTTCATTTAGCGGTGGTGGTTGATGAGTACGGAACCACCGTGGGCATAGTCTCCCTTGAGGACATCATGGAGGAGATTTTCGGGGAGATCATGGACGAGACAGACACTGACGTGCGCATCGTGAATCTTCCCGATGGGGCTACGCTCATCGACGCCTCGTACAACATAAGGGATCTAAACAATGATCTCGGCCTGGAACTCCCGGAGTCGGCCGATTACGAGACGCTTGGCGGCTTTGTGCTCTCCCAACTCCAGGGCATAGCCAGGGGAGGGGAGATCGTCTACCATGACGGATATCGTTTCACTGTTGTCGGCATCCACAGACGCAGGATTGCAAAAGTGAAGATGGAAAAGATAGATAAAGAGAAGACGCAGAACAGGTAA
- a CDS encoding acylphosphatase, which produces MRRAEILVSGLVQGVNFRYYTKRKADELGLTGSVRNLIDGRVAIVCEGNEEAVDKLIEWCKRGPQGARVGHLDRSWKEYTGEFKDFRILY; this is translated from the coding sequence ATGCGAAGGGCAGAGATACTGGTCAGCGGTCTCGTCCAGGGCGTTAATTTTCGTTACTACACCAAGAGAAAGGCGGACGAATTAGGTCTCACGGGCAGTGTAAGGAATCTTATCGATGGCCGTGTGGCGATAGTCTGCGAAGGTAACGAAGAGGCGGTTGACAAACTAATCGAATGGTGTAAGCGCGGCCCCCAGGGCGCACGCGTAGGGCACCTTGACCGTTCCTGGAAGGAATACACCGGTGAGTTCAAAGACTTCCGCATTTTGTATTGA
- a CDS encoding transporter, translated as MNRPRENWCFLRVAIARPILRAFRYVIKRSGALPAVMVLLSVAVQTHAGEIEPRAYVNTPVGVNFLLAGYAYTDGGLSTPGSSPIKGARLTMHTEVLAYARSLDVWGNSGKIDVIVPYSELSGTATVAGQPRERKVSGLNDPRFRFSVNFYGAPALSVQEFANYRQNVIIGASVQVSAPLGQYDKDKLVNLGNNRWFVKPDIGISKAWGALTLELSTGVYFYSNNDDFFGGKTLKEDPLWSTQAHVEYQLGRGVWVALSGTYDYGGRSTTDGVRNSDLENNSRIGATLALPVNRNNSVKVYVSDSIHSSAGSNYSLVGVVWQYRWGGGL; from the coding sequence TTGAATCGGCCTAGAGAGAATTGGTGCTTTTTGCGGGTTGCCATCGCTCGACCCATCCTGCGAGCTTTTCGGTATGTGATCAAGCGTTCGGGCGCGCTGCCGGCCGTGATGGTTCTCTTGTCCGTGGCAGTGCAAACACATGCCGGCGAGATCGAGCCGAGAGCTTATGTCAATACTCCGGTCGGCGTCAATTTCCTGCTGGCGGGCTACGCCTATACCGACGGCGGCCTGTCGACCCCGGGTTCGTCGCCGATCAAGGGTGCCCGGCTCACCATGCACACCGAGGTCCTGGCGTACGCACGGTCCTTGGACGTGTGGGGCAACTCAGGGAAGATCGATGTCATAGTGCCGTATTCCGAACTATCGGGAACCGCGACGGTCGCGGGTCAGCCCCGGGAACGTAAAGTTTCCGGGTTAAACGACCCTCGCTTCCGTTTCTCGGTCAATTTCTACGGCGCCCCCGCGCTTTCAGTGCAGGAATTTGCCAACTACCGGCAGAATGTGATCATCGGGGCGAGCGTCCAGGTGTCCGCACCGCTCGGACAGTATGATAAGGACAAGCTGGTGAACCTCGGCAATAACCGCTGGTTCGTCAAGCCCGATATCGGCATCTCCAAGGCGTGGGGAGCGCTGACGCTGGAGCTTTCTACAGGCGTCTATTTCTACAGCAATAATGATGACTTCTTCGGCGGCAAGACGCTTAAGGAAGACCCCCTCTGGTCCACGCAGGCGCACGTCGAGTACCAGCTTGGCCGTGGCGTTTGGGTTGCCTTGAGCGGGACATACGATTACGGCGGGCGCTCGACAACAGACGGCGTGCGGAACAGTGATCTGGAGAACAATTCGCGAATAGGCGCCACACTGGCGTTGCCCGTGAACCGGAACAACTCGGTCAAGGTTTACGTGAGCGACAGCATACACAGCAGCGCGGGAAGCAATTATAGCCTGGTCGGGGTTGTGTGGCAGTACCGCTGGGGCGGCGGGCTGTAA